A stretch of Roseibium porphyridii DNA encodes these proteins:
- a CDS encoding GFA family protein: MRRTGRCLCGKVTFSAEAMPRFQACHCSSCRKWVGGPFLSVPCERAEFKGPVKRYASSEGFERGFCETCGSNLFFHPIGSGLHGIPIGLFDDQSDLPFKAEFFIDEKPENYAFSNDTSHLTAAEFRDKFRK, encoded by the coding sequence ATGCGACGAACAGGACGTTGCCTTTGCGGCAAGGTAACCTTTTCGGCAGAGGCGATGCCGCGCTTTCAGGCTTGCCATTGTTCCTCATGCCGCAAATGGGTTGGAGGCCCGTTCCTTTCCGTTCCCTGCGAAAGGGCCGAGTTCAAAGGACCCGTCAAACGGTATGCTTCAAGCGAAGGTTTTGAGCGGGGATTCTGCGAGACCTGCGGATCCAACCTCTTCTTTCACCCGATCGGCAGCGGGTTGCATGGCATCCCGATTGGCCTTTTCGACGATCAATCGGATCTGCCATTCAAGGCTGAGTTCTTCATTGACGAGAAGCCTGAAAATTATGCGTTTTCAAACGATACCAGCCACCTGACGGCCGCCGAGTTCAGGGACAAATTTCGTAAATGA
- a CDS encoding response regulator transcription factor — MQTHSVQSAKRSVFIVDDEPEIGNLLIDAMLQFEMEGRVFSTAAQVLDALQRETPDACIVDLGLPDMEGMALINEIRRQSSVPIIVLSARGHSTDRVLGLELGADDYVVKPFDPREVVARIRSILRRSSDQVQSVSKVEIARFDNWAYRPASHCLTSPEGEETFLSTGEATLLEALLRAPKRVLTRDYLLEHGGRDESLDRSIDVRVSRLRKKLTRKGEAEVIRTVYGSGYMFASGVNWTG; from the coding sequence TTGCAGACACACTCGGTTCAAAGCGCCAAACGCTCGGTGTTCATCGTCGATGATGAACCGGAGATCGGCAATTTGCTGATTGACGCCATGCTTCAGTTTGAAATGGAAGGCAGGGTTTTTTCAACTGCGGCGCAGGTGCTTGATGCGCTGCAGCGGGAAACTCCGGACGCCTGTATCGTGGATCTGGGACTTCCGGACATGGAAGGCATGGCCCTCATCAACGAAATCAGACGTCAGTCCTCGGTCCCGATCATCGTCCTGTCGGCACGCGGCCACTCTACAGACCGCGTTCTGGGGCTGGAACTGGGCGCTGACGATTATGTGGTCAAACCATTCGACCCGCGCGAGGTCGTGGCAAGGATCAGATCCATCTTGCGGCGCAGTTCAGATCAGGTTCAGTCAGTATCAAAGGTCGAGATTGCCCGGTTTGACAATTGGGCGTATCGACCGGCATCGCACTGCCTGACGTCTCCCGAGGGAGAAGAAACATTCCTTTCAACCGGCGAGGCCACTTTGTTGGAAGCCTTGCTACGCGCGCCGAAGCGGGTCCTGACGCGTGACTATCTGCTGGAGCATGGCGGGCGGGATGAAAGCCTGGATCGCTCGATTGACGTGCGAGTCTCGCGTCTCAGAAAAAAGCTGACGAGAAAGGGCGAAGCTGAAGTCATCAGAACCGTTTATGGATCGGGCTATATGTTCGCAAGCGGCGTAAATTGGACCGGATGA
- a CDS encoding PAS-domain containing protein, with the protein MEETQQLRAQIDLLQAALDHISQGFTVFDNELRLVAWNRGLYDMLDMPREIVKRGSHLEAFIRVNAERGEYGEGDIEGKIARRIERAKLFEPHYFERVRPNGQIIAVSGTPLPQGGFVTIYSDVTEERQRQEKLERTVQERTRALQQSEDWLRLVTDNIPALIAYIAPGPVFRFANRRYADWFGHSVVSIAGRPAPEVVGEDLFSELEPHINHAFEGNAVSYEYQRKRPNGSTAYMRSTLIPDMTQDGRTLGIFVLSLDATDQKQAEAALVQSQRMDAVGKLTGGLAHDFNNLLAILMGNLLSLSRMEEPVSKQALDSKVAPMREATKRGSDLIQRLLAFSRGEAIDPQTVPLAQVLTNVSGLLEGSLPSAVRMETEIADVHIAACIDPTQMETALINLAFNARDAMPEGGTLRIALAETRLNKREADDLGVQKGRFAEIRVEDTGTGMDEDTQLKLFEPFFTTKNFGTGSGLGLSMVYGFMRQSGGAISVSSALGTGTCFTLYLPFTRLEKQDGPPGQEADANDFKQGEGELLLLVEDDPDVATTVTDQLQNLGYSVLLAESAEDARSLALDLPELRGVLSDIVMPGQINGLALAREIRQKRTDLGIALMSGYADWSSLSGHGQQCEFPVLAKPFADDQLADTLQQILSPKR; encoded by the coding sequence ATGGAGGAGACACAACAGCTGAGAGCACAGATAGACCTGCTACAGGCAGCGCTCGATCACATCAGTCAGGGGTTCACGGTGTTCGACAACGAGCTTCGGCTTGTTGCGTGGAACCGCGGGCTTTACGACATGCTCGACATGCCAAGGGAAATCGTCAAACGCGGTTCTCATCTGGAAGCGTTCATTCGCGTCAATGCCGAGCGCGGCGAATATGGCGAAGGTGACATTGAAGGCAAGATCGCCCGGAGGATCGAACGAGCCAAGCTGTTTGAACCACACTATTTTGAACGGGTTCGTCCGAACGGGCAAATAATCGCTGTCTCGGGAACACCTCTGCCGCAGGGCGGTTTCGTCACGATCTATTCCGATGTTACCGAGGAACGGCAGCGTCAGGAGAAGCTCGAACGCACGGTGCAGGAGCGCACACGTGCGCTGCAACAGAGCGAGGACTGGTTGCGTCTCGTCACCGACAACATTCCGGCTCTGATTGCTTATATCGCACCTGGACCTGTATTTCGGTTCGCCAATCGCCGGTATGCAGACTGGTTTGGACATTCCGTCGTTTCGATTGCTGGAAGACCAGCACCTGAGGTTGTCGGCGAAGATCTTTTTTCCGAGCTCGAACCGCACATCAACCACGCATTTGAGGGCAACGCGGTTTCATATGAATATCAGCGCAAGCGGCCCAACGGGTCCACTGCCTATATGCGTTCCACGCTCATTCCGGACATGACCCAGGACGGTCGAACGCTCGGCATTTTTGTGTTGTCTCTGGATGCAACCGATCAGAAACAGGCGGAAGCGGCCCTCGTCCAATCTCAGCGCATGGACGCGGTGGGCAAATTAACCGGCGGCCTTGCGCATGACTTCAACAATCTGCTCGCCATCTTGATGGGCAATCTGTTGAGCCTCAGCCGGATGGAGGAACCCGTTTCAAAACAGGCGCTGGACAGCAAGGTGGCGCCCATGCGCGAGGCGACAAAAAGAGGATCGGACCTCATCCAACGCCTTCTGGCATTCAGCAGAGGCGAAGCAATCGATCCTCAAACCGTACCTTTGGCCCAGGTTCTGACCAATGTCAGCGGATTGCTGGAAGGGTCCTTGCCGTCAGCCGTCAGGATGGAAACCGAGATAGCGGATGTGCACATAGCCGCGTGTATTGACCCCACCCAGATGGAAACGGCCCTCATCAATCTGGCTTTCAACGCGCGTGATGCAATGCCAGAAGGCGGCACGTTGCGCATTGCGCTTGCCGAGACGCGCCTCAACAAGCGAGAGGCCGACGATCTTGGTGTTCAAAAGGGACGTTTTGCGGAAATCCGCGTCGAAGATACCGGAACGGGCATGGATGAAGATACTCAGCTCAAACTGTTCGAACCATTCTTCACCACCAAGAATTTCGGCACCGGAAGCGGGCTTGGTTTGTCCATGGTTTATGGCTTCATGAGGCAATCCGGCGGTGCCATCAGTGTCAGCAGCGCGCTTGGCACAGGCACTTGCTTTACGCTTTATCTGCCTTTCACACGGCTCGAAAAACAAGACGGTCCACCTGGTCAGGAAGCTGATGCAAATGACTTCAAACAGGGTGAAGGCGAATTGTTGCTGTTGGTTGAGGACGATCCCGATGTTGCCACGACCGTCACCGATCAACTACAAAACCTTGGCTACAGTGTGCTGCTTGCGGAAAGTGCCGAGGATGCCCGTTCACTCGCTCTGGACCTTCCCGAGCTTCGCGGTGTCTTGAGCGACATTGTCATGCCAGGACAAATCAACGGTCTGGCACTGGCCCGCGAAATTCGTCAAAAGCGCACCGATCTCGGCATAGCGCTCATGTCGGGCTATGCAGACTGGTCCTCGCTTTCAGGTCATGGGCAACAATGCGAATTCCCGGTCTTGGCGAAACCGTTTGCAGATGATCAACTTGCGGACACGCTGCAGCAGATTCTTTCACCCAAGAGGTAG
- a CDS encoding LacI family DNA-binding transcriptional regulator, with amino-acid sequence MTKPDLKKTNPTVQDVARAAKVSSATVSRALSMPDRVSVETRKKVALAIEQTGYVLNHAARNLRRRDTGAIVALVPDIGNSHFSNILQGIETVCAEKGLKVLIADTRKPSMSRSSLSDFFSRNNCDGIVIMDGHFSIAGIRAANPKLPPIVTAGEWSDDPAVPIAVVDNLLGAELAVAHLLELGHRKIGHVTGLLTHKPGCDRLDGFKATLSGAGLDPAANWVFEGDYTLEIGTQAAAAWLELEDRPTAVFCASDRTAFGFISALSAAGVRVPEDVSVVGYDDIDIAAHFVPPLTTVHQPRRAIGERAAKLLLTLLQGGRPDEGSALLEPWLEVRKSSVEFG; translated from the coding sequence ATGACGAAACCCGACCTTAAGAAGACAAATCCAACGGTCCAGGATGTTGCACGCGCCGCCAAGGTTTCCTCGGCGACAGTGAGCCGCGCACTGTCCATGCCGGACCGTGTCTCGGTCGAAACCCGCAAAAAGGTTGCTCTGGCGATCGAGCAGACCGGCTATGTTCTGAACCATGCCGCCCGCAACTTGCGCCGGCGCGATACCGGGGCCATCGTCGCTCTTGTGCCTGATATCGGCAATTCCCATTTTTCAAACATTCTTCAAGGGATCGAAACCGTTTGCGCGGAAAAAGGTCTGAAGGTTCTGATTGCGGATACACGCAAACCCTCCATGTCACGCTCCAGTCTCAGCGACTTCTTCAGCCGCAACAATTGCGATGGGATCGTTATTATGGACGGTCACTTTTCGATAGCGGGCATTCGCGCAGCCAATCCCAAGCTGCCGCCTATCGTCACCGCAGGCGAATGGAGTGATGATCCCGCCGTACCAATCGCGGTGGTGGATAATCTGCTCGGCGCGGAATTGGCCGTGGCACATTTGCTGGAACTCGGACACAGGAAGATCGGGCATGTCACGGGGCTGCTCACGCACAAGCCGGGTTGCGACAGGCTCGACGGTTTCAAGGCGACCCTCTCGGGTGCGGGCCTCGATCCGGCGGCAAATTGGGTATTTGAAGGTGATTACACACTGGAAATCGGAACACAGGCCGCTGCCGCATGGTTGGAGCTGGAGGACAGGCCAACCGCTGTTTTCTGCGCCAGCGATCGCACCGCATTCGGGTTCATATCGGCACTCAGTGCTGCGGGAGTACGTGTTCCGGAAGATGTCTCGGTCGTCGGCTACGACGACATCGATATCGCTGCCCATTTCGTGCCGCCGTTGACGACGGTTCATCAGCCCCGGCGTGCCATTGGCGAACGGGCTGCCAAGCTATTGCTCACACTGCTTCAAGGTGGGCGTCCCGATGAAGGCAGTGCCCTGCTTGAGCCCTGGCTCGAAGTGCGCAAAAGTTCGGTGGAGTTCGGCTGA
- a CDS encoding LysR substrate-binding domain-containing protein codes for MDNSTSNLPPLSRLKPFEAAARCESFSLAAEELGLTQTAVSKQIALLEAELGLALFERRNRAVFLTEDGRRLGQVVGSALSEIAAEIAILRGNRRGGELVLHCQLCEAFYWLMPRLSRFHQQNPGIELRVVSAQKPLTHASGVFDVAIQTSGRASGSARLAFTAADEVFPVCAPTLVEQANRPVEPASLVSYPLLTHVVVPQDWMTWPEWFKGVGASMPVKPRFVEFDSYPLALQAAVAGQGIALGWRRTTEGMISEGKLVRPCAQFVSRPTEISVYRATGRDEHKSTERLLGWLENELT; via the coding sequence ATGGATAATTCAACGTCCAATTTGCCACCTCTTTCTCGTCTGAAGCCCTTTGAGGCAGCTGCCCGATGTGAGAGTTTTTCACTGGCTGCTGAAGAGCTCGGGCTGACACAGACAGCGGTCAGCAAGCAAATTGCCCTTTTGGAGGCTGAGCTGGGATTGGCGTTGTTTGAACGTCGAAATCGGGCCGTTTTCCTGACTGAGGATGGACGCAGGCTAGGTCAGGTCGTCGGTTCTGCTCTGTCGGAAATTGCCGCGGAAATTGCGATCTTGCGCGGTAACCGACGCGGTGGTGAACTGGTTCTTCATTGCCAGCTATGTGAGGCATTCTATTGGCTCATGCCGCGCCTTTCCCGGTTTCATCAACAAAATCCGGGTATCGAGTTGCGGGTCGTGAGTGCGCAAAAGCCATTGACGCACGCTTCAGGCGTTTTCGACGTCGCGATCCAGACGTCCGGACGCGCGTCCGGTTCCGCCCGCCTGGCTTTCACAGCAGCTGACGAGGTCTTTCCGGTTTGCGCACCAACGTTAGTCGAGCAAGCTAATCGGCCTGTCGAACCGGCATCGCTTGTGAGTTATCCGCTCCTGACCCATGTTGTCGTCCCACAGGACTGGATGACCTGGCCGGAGTGGTTCAAAGGTGTTGGTGCATCCATGCCGGTAAAGCCCCGTTTCGTCGAGTTTGACAGCTATCCCCTTGCACTTCAGGCAGCCGTCGCGGGTCAAGGCATTGCGCTTGGATGGCGGCGGACAACTGAAGGCATGATCAGTGAAGGCAAACTGGTCCGACCGTGCGCTCAATTCGTATCGCGACCAACCGAGATTTCCGTCTATCGCGCCACTGGACGTGACGAACACAAGAGCACGGAGCGCTTGTTGGGCTGGCTTGAGAATGAACTGACTTAG
- a CDS encoding GlxA family transcriptional regulator: protein MNDNMTSFSAKSSESTISPRLVVFLVYPDIVLLDLVGPLQVFSHALEQTTGKNGYACAVVSSKGDMVRTNTVVPIPSEPVSRYRDRQINTLVVVGGDGANQAMLDVSFLQQVTLLASKAERVCSVCSGALVLAAAGLLEGRRAVTHWEDCKMLAETFPGVHVEIDPIYIKDGHIWTSAGITAGMDLALAIVAEDLGRQSALKVARSMVTHMVRSGGQSQFSPVLGRQLLDTTGRFEELHHWLADNLQCDLRVEVLAERVNMSARNFSRLYSKQMGLTPAKAVEAIRTEMARDLLETTDISIKRIAAQCGFNDEERMRRAFLRLLGVAPSDYRQGFKTQ, encoded by the coding sequence ATGAATGACAATATGACCTCGTTTTCAGCCAAATCCTCTGAGAGCACCATTAGTCCGAGACTGGTTGTCTTTCTCGTTTATCCCGACATCGTCCTCCTTGATCTTGTTGGCCCTTTGCAGGTTTTCAGTCACGCACTTGAGCAGACCACAGGTAAAAACGGGTATGCATGTGCCGTGGTATCCAGCAAAGGCGACATGGTCAGAACGAATACGGTGGTTCCAATCCCGAGCGAGCCGGTTTCCCGATACCGCGATCGCCAGATCAACACACTCGTTGTCGTCGGGGGAGACGGTGCCAACCAGGCCATGCTGGATGTGAGTTTTCTTCAGCAAGTAACGTTGCTGGCATCCAAGGCCGAGCGTGTCTGTTCCGTCTGCTCAGGTGCACTGGTCCTCGCAGCTGCCGGTCTGCTTGAAGGTCGCAGAGCCGTAACGCACTGGGAAGACTGCAAGATGCTTGCCGAAACGTTCCCAGGAGTGCATGTGGAAATCGACCCCATCTACATCAAAGACGGCCACATCTGGACATCCGCCGGCATCACCGCAGGGATGGATCTGGCCCTTGCTATTGTCGCTGAGGATCTAGGTCGGCAATCCGCGCTCAAGGTGGCCAGATCCATGGTCACTCATATGGTTCGATCTGGTGGTCAGTCGCAATTCAGCCCGGTTCTTGGCCGCCAGTTGCTTGATACGACCGGGCGGTTTGAAGAACTTCATCATTGGCTTGCCGATAATCTGCAATGCGACCTTCGAGTGGAGGTTTTGGCGGAGCGTGTGAACATGAGTGCCCGCAATTTCTCCAGGCTCTATTCCAAACAAATGGGACTGACGCCGGCCAAGGCCGTTGAGGCAATTCGCACGGAAATGGCCCGGGACCTTCTGGAAACCACGGACATCAGTATCAAACGGATTGCGGCACAATGCGGTTTCAACGACGAAGAACGCATGCGCCGGGCTTTTCTGCGCCTTCTGGGTGTTGCCCCCTCAGACTATCGGCAGGGCTTCAAGACGCAGTAG
- a CDS encoding DUF1272 domain-containing protein, translating to MLLLKPNCECCDKDLPPSAADARMCTFECTLCADCAETRFGNICPNCGGNLVERPIRPERHLLKNPASTKRFTKAHAECADLYA from the coding sequence ATGCTGTTGCTCAAACCGAATTGCGAATGTTGCGACAAAGACCTTCCACCAAGCGCCGCCGATGCGCGCATGTGCACATTTGAATGCACGCTTTGCGCAGATTGCGCCGAAACGAGGTTTGGAAACATCTGCCCAAATTGCGGCGGGAACCTCGTTGAGCGGCCGATCCGCCCTGAAAGGCATCTATTGAAGAACCCGGCATCCACGAAACGGTTCACGAAGGCTCATGCCGAATGCGCAGACCTTTATGCATGA
- a CDS encoding protein tyrosine phosphatase family protein yields the protein MRDLPYILNWRRLTERITSSGQPTEEQFADLKKLGVTHVINLGPHHNKGALEDEPGTLSKLGLDYIYIPVEFDDPTDQNFEAFCDALEGLPATQVHVHCIYNARVSAFFYRYAKSGRGLSEADAFSLMDGIWRPGNDWAQFIGSEAAVGQPNRYAGEDY from the coding sequence ATGCGAGACTTGCCATACATATTGAACTGGCGACGACTGACCGAGCGGATCACATCTTCAGGTCAGCCAACGGAAGAGCAATTTGCAGATCTGAAGAAGCTGGGCGTGACCCATGTCATTAATCTTGGACCGCATCATAACAAGGGCGCGCTTGAAGACGAGCCGGGGACCCTTTCAAAGCTTGGTTTGGACTACATCTATATACCAGTGGAGTTTGATGATCCGACTGATCAAAATTTCGAAGCTTTCTGCGATGCTCTGGAAGGCCTTCCAGCGACACAAGTCCATGTGCATTGCATATACAACGCGCGTGTCAGCGCCTTTTTTTACCGATACGCGAAATCCGGACGCGGACTTTCCGAAGCAGACGCCTTTTCTCTCATGGATGGCATCTGGCGGCCTGGAAATGACTGGGCGCAATTCATTGGCAGCGAAGCTGCGGTGGGTCAGCCAAACCGCTATGCCGGCGAAGACTACTGA
- a CDS encoding AMP-binding protein, translated as MRNAKVFGNRTAFREKDLGIWQSWTWSEVSDEIRAFSIGLKTLGLEPGDKIAIVGSNRPRLYWSMVAAQAIGAVPVPVYADSVAEEMAYVLGHAEVKFAAVQDQEQVDKLLSMTDEVTSLKHIVYDEPRGLRDYDHTHLHDFDSVGDLGREQLSKSASLAAEWEQGFAESKGSDIAVMLYTSGTTGRPKGVMLSFDNLVISARNANVFDHLNETEEVLAYLPMAWIGDHVFSLAQAFTAGYCVNCPEGMDTIDVDRREIAPTYFFAPPRVFENMLTMIMVRMEDAGKTKRSMFNYFMDLARNVGEKILNGEDVGLKNRLLYKLGEFCVYGPLKNRMGLTRMKVGYTAGEAIGPEIFQFYRALGLNLKQLYGQTEASVYITLQPDGEIFGDTVGKPAPDVELKIADSGEVMYRSPGVFVGYFKNDEATEKTKTADGWVHTGDAGIIAENGHLKIIDRAKDVGKLNDGALFAPKYIENKLKFFPNIKEAVAFGHERDMVAVFINIDLTAVGSWAERNNVNYASYQELAANPDVYAMIESHVDQVNRDLSKEPMMAGAQVRRFLILHKELDADDGELTRTQKVRRSFIAERYDPLIEALYDGSTSKHVKTEVTFEDGRKGAIEATVEIRDMNSYEAGKGFQEAAE; from the coding sequence ATGCGCAACGCAAAGGTATTCGGAAACCGGACAGCATTCCGGGAAAAGGATCTGGGCATCTGGCAAAGCTGGACCTGGTCCGAGGTGTCAGATGAAATACGCGCATTCTCCATCGGATTGAAAACTCTGGGTTTAGAGCCAGGAGACAAAATCGCAATCGTCGGATCGAATCGGCCACGACTTTATTGGTCCATGGTCGCAGCGCAGGCCATCGGCGCAGTGCCCGTGCCCGTCTATGCCGACAGTGTTGCGGAAGAGATGGCGTATGTTCTCGGACATGCCGAGGTCAAGTTTGCCGCTGTTCAGGACCAGGAACAGGTCGATAAATTGCTGTCGATGACAGACGAAGTTACGTCGCTGAAACACATAGTTTATGACGAACCGCGCGGACTTCGCGATTACGACCACACCCATCTGCACGATTTTGACTCCGTCGGCGATCTGGGCCGTGAGCAATTGTCGAAATCCGCATCTCTTGCAGCCGAATGGGAGCAGGGCTTTGCCGAGAGCAAAGGCAGCGATATCGCGGTGATGCTTTATACGTCCGGCACGACCGGGCGCCCCAAAGGTGTGATGCTGTCATTCGACAATCTGGTGATCTCGGCCAGAAACGCCAATGTCTTCGACCATCTGAATGAGACCGAAGAAGTCCTGGCCTATTTGCCCATGGCCTGGATCGGCGACCACGTCTTTTCCCTGGCGCAGGCTTTTACTGCTGGATACTGCGTCAACTGTCCAGAAGGCATGGACACCATTGACGTAGACCGTCGCGAAATTGCACCGACCTATTTCTTCGCACCGCCGCGCGTATTTGAAAACATGCTCACCATGATCATGGTGCGGATGGAGGATGCCGGAAAAACCAAACGCTCCATGTTCAACTATTTCATGGATCTGGCGCGGAATGTCGGCGAGAAAATCCTCAATGGCGAAGACGTCGGCCTGAAGAATCGTCTTCTCTATAAGCTGGGAGAATTCTGCGTCTACGGGCCACTCAAGAATCGCATGGGCCTGACCCGTATGAAGGTGGGCTACACCGCGGGCGAAGCCATCGGCCCCGAAATTTTTCAGTTTTACCGGGCGCTCGGTCTGAACCTCAAGCAACTTTATGGCCAGACTGAAGCCAGTGTTTACATCACACTACAGCCGGATGGAGAGATCTTCGGAGACACGGTCGGAAAGCCCGCCCCGGATGTGGAGCTAAAAATCGCCGACAGCGGCGAAGTCATGTACCGGTCGCCTGGCGTGTTTGTGGGCTATTTCAAGAATGACGAGGCGACTGAAAAGACCAAGACCGCAGACGGATGGGTTCACACCGGAGACGCCGGCATCATTGCCGAAAACGGCCATCTGAAAATCATCGACAGGGCCAAGGATGTCGGCAAGCTCAATGACGGCGCTCTGTTCGCTCCGAAATACATCGAGAACAAGCTCAAGTTCTTCCCCAACATCAAGGAAGCCGTTGCTTTCGGGCATGAGCGGGACATGGTTGCCGTCTTTATCAATATCGATCTGACAGCCGTCGGGTCCTGGGCGGAGCGCAACAACGTCAACTATGCCTCCTATCAGGAGCTGGCCGCCAATCCCGATGTGTATGCGATGATCGAAAGTCATGTCGATCAGGTAAACCGGGACCTCTCCAAAGAGCCAATGATGGCGGGCGCTCAAGTCAGACGGTTCCTGATCCTGCACAAGGAGCTGGACGCGGATGACGGAGAACTGACACGGACGCAGAAAGTCCGTCGTTCCTTCATCGCAGAGCGTTATGACCCGCTGATCGAAGCGCTTTACGACGGTTCGACTTCCAAACACGTGAAGACCGAAGTGACCTTCGAAGATGGCCGCAAGGGCGCAATCGAAGCCACCGTCGAGATCCGCGACATGAATTCCTACGAGGCCGGCAAGGGCTTTCAGGAGGCTGCCGAATGA